A window from Flavobacterium sp. 83 encodes these proteins:
- the cas2 gene encoding CRISPR-associated endonuclease Cas2, giving the protein MELNGYRIMWLFVFFDLPTETKKDRRNASQFRGNLLKDGFSMMQYSVYIRHCASGESADVHEKRIHRLVPPLGKVSVLRITDKQFGMIINYLGKAKQENIDAPTQLELF; this is encoded by the coding sequence ATGGAACTTAACGGATACCGTATAATGTGGCTTTTTGTGTTTTTTGACTTGCCAACCGAAACAAAAAAAGACAGAAGAAATGCGTCTCAGTTCCGTGGAAATTTACTAAAAGACGGTTTTAGCATGATGCAATATTCCGTTTATATAAGGCATTGCGCCAGTGGTGAAAGTGCCGATGTACATGAAAAACGTATTCACCGACTCGTTCCTCCTTTAGGAAAAGTGAGTGTTTTACGCATTACCGACAAACAATTTGGCATGATTATCAATTATTTAGGCAAGGCCAAACAAGAAAATATAGATGCGCCAACACAGTTGGAGCTATTTTAA
- a CDS encoding type II toxin-antitoxin system RelE/ParE family toxin — MYNYDLNEKAKEDLLRIYEYGIANFGLNQADKYFDMMHDCFDKIASNPFLFPEAFRYRKGYRYCVCGVDTIFYKINADTIEIMAIIGKQNF; from the coding sequence ATGTATAACTATGATTTAAACGAAAAAGCTAAAGAAGATTTGTTAAGAATATACGAGTACGGAATTGCTAACTTTGGTTTAAATCAAGCAGATAAATACTTTGATATGATGCACGATTGCTTCGATAAAATAGCTTCAAATCCTTTTCTGTTTCCAGAAGCTTTTCGATATCGTAAAGGTTACAGATATTGTGTTTGCGGAGTTGATACCATTTTTTACAAAATCAATGCTGATACAATAGAAATAATGGCTATCATTGGCAAGCAAAATTTTTAA
- a CDS encoding shikimate dehydrogenase — protein MVDIVRKRFGLLGRNINYSFSKGYFTDKFNNENFTGCTYENFDIPEISSFPEIIKNTSDLKGLNVTIPYKETVIPFLDKLSKNAAQIGAVNTIKITKKGKLKGYNTDYYGFKKSLQPLLQPHHKKALILGTGGASKGVAFALDELGIPYTFVSREAKENAIDYDRINATTFDNYQIIINSTPVGTSPNVDAFPLIPYEFFTDKHIAYDLIYNPAETQFLKKAAAKGAQIKNGLDMLIFQAEKAWEIWNK, from the coding sequence GAAAACGCTTTGGTTTATTAGGACGTAATATTAATTATTCATTTTCGAAAGGATATTTTACTGATAAATTTAACAACGAAAACTTCACAGGTTGTACTTATGAGAATTTTGACATTCCTGAAATATCCTCTTTTCCGGAGATAATTAAAAACACTTCGGATTTAAAAGGACTGAATGTAACAATTCCCTACAAGGAAACGGTTATTCCATTTCTTGATAAATTATCTAAAAACGCAGCACAAATTGGTGCGGTAAATACCATTAAAATAACCAAAAAAGGAAAATTGAAAGGCTACAATACGGACTATTATGGTTTCAAAAAATCATTACAACCCTTATTGCAGCCACACCACAAAAAAGCTTTGATTTTAGGAACAGGAGGCGCTTCTAAAGGAGTAGCTTTTGCTCTGGATGAATTGGGTATTCCATATACTTTTGTTTCCAGAGAAGCTAAAGAAAACGCTATCGATTATGATAGAATCAATGCAACGACATTCGATAATTACCAAATCATCATAAATTCCACTCCGGTAGGAACGAGCCCCAATGTTGATGCATTTCCATTGATTCCGTATGAGTTTTTCACGGATAAGCACATTGCTTATGATTTAATTTACAATCCTGCCGAAACGCAATTCCTTAAAAAAGCTGCAGCAAAAGGAGCCCAAATAAAAAACGGACTGGATATGCTTATTTTTCAAGCTGAGAAAGCTTGGGAAATTTGGAATAAATAG
- a CDS encoding CopG family transcriptional regulator: MARQSITLANQNDEWLKQQVANEEFTSKSEAVNYLITQARRQEDYVEFVRMKLDIAEKSGFAKKQTREEMLAEFKRKLNV; this comes from the coding sequence ATGGCACGACAAAGTATCACTTTAGCCAATCAAAATGATGAGTGGTTAAAACAGCAAGTAGCCAATGAGGAATTTACCAGCAAAAGTGAAGCGGTAAATTATTTAATCACGCAAGCTCGGAGGCAAGAAGATTATGTTGAATTCGTAAGGATGAAGTTGGATATTGCTGAAAAAAGTGGTTTTGCAAAAAAACAAACTAGAGAAGAAATGTTAGCAGAATTCAAAAGAAAATTAAATGTATAA
- a CDS encoding transposase — protein MKNRKRNRMLRYDYSQNNLYFVTICVQDRKCCFGNVNTVGTGRDLSVLSVHESMNPYMELNECGSIAEKQLNWLANQYAYVVLHSFIVMLNHVHAVLEIDSNLISDCEIKIKSLSELIGAYKTTSSKQIHLAGFTGFTWQRSFHDHIIRNGGSYERISNYIETNPEKWNTDVFF, from the coding sequence ATGAAAAATAGAAAGCGAAATAGAATGTTGAGATATGATTATTCGCAAAATAATTTGTATTTCGTTACGATTTGTGTTCAAGATAGGAAGTGTTGTTTTGGGAATGTGAATACGGTAGGGACAGGTCGCGACCTGTCCGTACTTTCCGTACACGAGTCAATGAATCCGTATATGGAATTGAATGAGTGTGGTTCTATTGCAGAAAAACAATTGAATTGGTTGGCTAATCAGTATGCGTATGTTGTTTTACATTCTTTTATAGTAATGCTGAATCATGTCCATGCTGTTTTGGAAATTGATAGCAATTTGATTTCTGATTGTGAAATAAAAATAAAATCATTATCGGAACTAATTGGTGCCTATAAAACTACCTCTTCAAAGCAAATTCATTTAGCCGGTTTCACTGGTTTTACTTGGCAACGTTCGTTCCATGATCACATTATTAGAAACGGTGGGTCTTATGAAAGAATTTCTAATTATATCGAAACAAATCCTGAGAAGTGGAACACAGATGTATTTTTTTGA
- the cas1 gene encoding type II CRISPR-associated endonuclease Cas1: MIKRTILIENKSSITTKNQQLVLKSEIRESTIPIEDVGFLVLDHAEIYLSIPAMNLIVENNTAIIICGSNHLPNGMLLNLNSHHIQQEIFKNQIEASIPLKKQLWQQTIIEKIKNQGELLGKITNNKNTFEFLASKVLSGDTTNMEGVAAQQYWKNFPLPNHEKDGIKRERYGDYPNNFLNYGYAILRAATARALSGSGLLNTLGIHHKSKYNAFALADDIMEPFRPIVDEKVFEIMQRYQEQELNTAIKAEMLQMLTRTVYFKEEKSPLMIGLQKTASSLQQCFTGDRKKIKYPKLWNLTDTV, encoded by the coding sequence ATGATCAAAAGAACTATTCTCATCGAAAACAAGTCTTCTATTACGACAAAAAATCAGCAGTTAGTATTAAAATCAGAAATAAGGGAAAGTACAATTCCAATAGAAGATGTAGGGTTTCTAGTGCTTGATCATGCTGAAATTTACCTTAGTATTCCTGCAATGAACTTAATTGTAGAAAACAATACCGCTATTATTATTTGTGGCAGCAACCATCTACCTAATGGAATGTTGCTCAACCTCAACAGCCATCATATTCAGCAGGAAATATTCAAAAACCAAATCGAAGCTTCCATTCCTCTAAAAAAGCAATTATGGCAACAGACTATCATTGAAAAAATTAAGAATCAAGGGGAATTGCTAGGAAAAATAACTAATAATAAAAATACTTTTGAATTTCTGGCAAGTAAAGTATTAAGCGGTGACACCACAAATATGGAAGGTGTTGCGGCGCAGCAATATTGGAAAAATTTCCCCTTGCCTAATCATGAAAAAGACGGAATAAAAAGAGAACGCTATGGCGATTATCCAAACAATTTTTTAAACTACGGTTATGCTATTTTGAGAGCCGCAACCGCCCGAGCCCTTTCCGGTAGCGGATTATTGAATACACTTGGTATTCATCACAAAAGTAAATACAATGCTTTTGCCCTTGCAGATGACATTATGGAACCTTTTCGCCCCATTGTTGACGAAAAAGTTTTTGAGATAATGCAGCGGTACCAAGAACAAGAACTCAACACGGCAATAAAAGCTGAAATGTTACAAATGCTAACCCGAACTGTTTATTTCAAGGAAGAGAAAAGCCCGTTAATGATAGGTTTACAAAAAACGGCTAGTTCCCTCCAACAATGTTTTACAGGAGACCGTAAAAAAATTAAATATCCTAAATTATGGAACTTAACGGATACCGTATAA
- a CDS encoding HIRAN domain-containing protein, with amino-acid sequence MNRLDFFRTLGLGTTGLIIPNTTWSQKPVKIYDNYIKGLTHYQFGKIRSELAVGQELVLNREINNQYDSFAVEVYFGSYKLGYLAAYENIAIANMLEQRVSFKAFVSKLTSNPDQVFDGLAIEIYTNIV; translated from the coding sequence ATGAATAGGTTAGATTTTTTTAGGACTTTAGGTTTAGGAACAACGGGTTTGATAATTCCAAATACTACTTGGTCTCAAAAGCCAGTCAAAATATATGATAATTATATCAAGGGTTTGACGCATTATCAATTTGGAAAAATAAGAAGTGAACTTGCTGTTGGTCAAGAATTAGTGCTTAATCGGGAAATAAATAATCAATATGATAGTTTTGCAGTTGAGGTTTATTTTGGTAGTTATAAATTAGGCTATTTAGCAGCTTATGAAAATATTGCAATTGCCAATATGTTAGAACAAAGAGTAAGTTTTAAAGCTTTTGTAAGTAAGCTAACGAGTAATCCAGATCAAGTTTTTGATGGATTGGCAATTGAAATATATACCAATATTGTATAA